The genomic window ATAAGACTTAGTTTATTCAACCATTCAAGTTTATGTAAGTAAAAGAGCCCCATTAAGTTACGAGGCTCTAAATTTAGTCTAGCTCGTTATAAAGTTCTTCTTTTAATAATGACGTTTCCAAAACAAAGTTTCCTTCCTCGTTTGTCGTTACTAACTCCTTTTTCTTTAGCTTTGTGATTGTTCGACTCACCGTTTCACGTGTGGAACCAATCATATTAGCTAATTCCTTATTCGTAAAATATGTAGATAATGTAGTTTTATGATTTTCTCCTTTACTACCATGCGTTTGACCGAGACGAAGCAACAATTTTATTACTTGTTCATAAATATTATTTAGTATTTGTGCTTCTAAACGATTTTGCAGATCAATTATTTTTTCTCCCATTACACGAAACAGCTTCACAGAAACCTCAGGATAGTTTAATAGGACTTGCTCAAAATCACTAACAGATATTGCTATAAGCTTAGCACGCTCTACAACAATAGCATTAGCAGGATAATTCCCTTTCTTGAAAAAGCCAATGTGAGGAAACATCTCTCCTTCACGTAAAACTGACACAATTTGTTCACGACCATTGAAGTCAATTCGATATATTTTTATAATACCTTCCTCAATAAAATACACTGTTGACATAGATTCTTCTTGCATAAAGACATGACTATTTTTTTGGAATTCTCTCGTTTGTGTAACTTCTACTATTTTTTGTAGCTCATCATCTGTTAACTCTTTAAATATTGAAAAATTGCGCAAAATCAAAGCAATATTAACTTTATTCATGATATCAACCTCTTCTACTCATATCTATAACAAGTATAAAGAAACCTACTACTATTTAAAAGCCTAATCGTTTAGACTCACTTTTTAAGATAAAAAAAGATATTTTATAGAACATAATAGTAGACGATGTTTATTTTTTCCAACACTATTAATATGAAACTTATGTGAAGTAACGAACAAAGGTTTAACAAAATAGTCACAGACGCTTACGTTGCTCCTATTTCAATTGTGATAAAGTAACAGTAAATACCAGTCAATAGGAGGGATTACTGCATGTTAAGCTACGTATTTGGAATGATTATTACTGTTACAATTGCCTTATTAGTGGCTACCGATATTAGTCCTGATGGCAATGATCAAGCTAATAGTTTATAAATATGTCAGCCGCCCACTACGTAGGCGGCTCTAACTATGAAAAGCAAAGCGAAAGCATACAAACTTCTTTCTTTATCGTTTAAAAAGAATAGCACGTCTCCCTATCTTTGTTACGCTTCAACTAATTTCCGATATAAATCCTCACATTCTTTAGTAAGGTTTTCCTTCTTAGCTTGTAATTCAACTAGTATTTGTAAATTCTGCATGTTTAACATATCTTCAGCTATTTTTTCTATTTTAAGCTCTAAATCCTCTATTTGCTTTTCAATATTATCTTGTGAACATTGTCTGTTTGTTCGTTGCTTTTGATGATTATTTTGCGTTTTTGTTTGTTGAATTTCGACTCTTTGTCTAGTTGGTTGTTCATTTGTTAGCTGTATTTTTTTCAATTTAGCTTCATCATAATTCCCAATATACTCCACAACACTCTCGTTTTCTAACCACAATATTCTCGTAAATAGCTTATTAAGAAAATAGCGGTCATGAGACACTGCAAATATTGTCCCATCAAACTCATTCAAAGCTTCCTCAAGAACTTCTCGTGATTGAATATCAAGATGATTCGTTGGTTCATCAAGGACAAGTGTGTTTATATCCTGGTACATCAGCTGCGCTAGGCGTAATCGCATACGTTCTCCACCGCTAAGCCCAGATGTTTTTTTGAAAACAGTACCTCCATAAAACAAAAACTTCGCCAATATTTGTCGTGCTTCCCCCTCCGTGACATAAACTTCATCACGAAAGGCATCAATTATAGTTTGTGATTCATCAGTAAATGGGGAAGTTTGAGAAAGATAGCCTATTTTTACATTACTACCTACATGAGCATATCCACTATCAGCCTTCACAGATTCAGAAATCATTTTTAACAGTGTAGACTTACCTGTTCCATTGTTCCCAACAATGGCAACCCTATCCTTATGCCACACAACAAAGCTTACATTATTAAATAACTGCTTATTATCATAAGATTTACACACATCTTTAAATACAAACACATCTTTGCCACTTCGATCTGTCATATCAAATTGTAAATTAATTGCGTTTCGCTCAAGTATCGGACGCTTGATTTTTTCCATTCGATCCAGAGCTTTCTGCATACTGTTTGCTTTTTTATAAAATTTTTCATTATCTCCTTCGTGTGCCCACTGCCGTAAACGACGAATGGCTTCTTTCATCTTTTTTATTACCTTTTGCTGCTCCTTATAAGCTGCAAATTCTTCTAGCAGACTCTGCTCCTTTGCTTTTACATATTCAGAGTAATTATGCTTTTCATACATCTGAATGATACCATCCTCCAGCTCGTACACAGATGTTACTACCTCATCAAGAAAATACCGATCATGTGAAATTACAATTGTAGTACCGGAGTAATGCTTAATATATTGCTCTAACCATTCGATTGCACTTACATCTAAATGATTTGTTGGCTCATCGAGTAAAAGAAGTTCAGGTTTTTGTAATAGCAAAAGCCCGAGACTCACCTTAGTTTTTTCACCCCCACTTAACAACGCGAAAGAATTATTAAGTAATGCGCTTAAGGATAGACCGTTCGCTACTGCCTTTATCTCTGCATCTGCTTCATACCCACCTAACCGTGTAAACTGCTCCTGTAGCGCTCCATATTGAATCAAAATTCTATCTAATATCGCATCATTACTTGTAGCCATTTCTTGTTCTAGCTTTTTCATTTCGACTTCAATATTTTTCACTTCATCAAACGCAAGCTCTAGCACTTCTTGAACAGTCTTGTCTTCTTGATACTCAGGAATCTGGGCAAGATACCCTACGTTCGTTCCCTTTTTCAAATGTATTGCTCCGTTGTCAACGTCTTCT from Bacillus sp. HMF5848 includes these protein-coding regions:
- a CDS encoding Crp/Fnr family transcriptional regulator; protein product: MNKVNIALILRNFSIFKELTDDELQKIVEVTQTREFQKNSHVFMQEESMSTVYFIEEGIIKIYRIDFNGREQIVSVLREGEMFPHIGFFKKGNYPANAIVVERAKLIAISVSDFEQVLLNYPEVSVKLFRVMGEKIIDLQNRLEAQILNNIYEQVIKLLLRLGQTHGSKGENHKTTLSTYFTNKELANMIGSTRETVSRTITKLKKKELVTTNEEGNFVLETSLLKEELYNELD
- the abc-f gene encoding ribosomal protection-like ABC-F family protein translates to MITVAMQSVSKMFGGHLIFEDLSLEIKEGETVGLVGPNGCGKTTIFKLIAGLEDVDNGAIHLKKGTNVGYLAQIPEYQEDKTVQEVLELAFDEVKNIEVEMKKLEQEMATSNDAILDRILIQYGALQEQFTRLGGYEADAEIKAVANGLSLSALLNNSFALLSGGEKTKVSLGLLLLQKPELLLLDEPTNHLDVSAIEWLEQYIKHYSGTTIVISHDRYFLDEVVTSVYELEDGIIQMYEKHNYSEYVKAKEQSLLEEFAAYKEQQKVIKKMKEAIRRLRQWAHEGDNEKFYKKANSMQKALDRMEKIKRPILERNAINLQFDMTDRSGKDVFVFKDVCKSYDNKQLFNNVSFVVWHKDRVAIVGNNGTGKSTLLKMISESVKADSGYAHVGSNVKIGYLSQTSPFTDESQTIIDAFRDEVYVTEGEARQILAKFLFYGGTVFKKTSGLSGGERMRLRLAQLMYQDINTLVLDEPTNHLDIQSREVLEEALNEFDGTIFAVSHDRYFLNKLFTRILWLENESVVEYIGNYDEAKLKKIQLTNEQPTRQRVEIQQTKTQNNHQKQRTNRQCSQDNIEKQIEDLELKIEKIAEDMLNMQNLQILVELQAKKENLTKECEDLYRKLVEA